TGGCCTTTTGCCTGGCCACCTGGTTTAGTCTCGGGAGTCGGGCCCTGAATGCCCTCGGCTTCCAGCAGTTCCTGCAGAACGAAACGATTGCCACCGAGCTGGTGCAGGAGGGCAAGGATCTTATAGCGCGTGAAAAGCGAAGGCGCCAGCGTGCCGAGGAGGCGATGGCCAGGAGACGCGACTTCAATCGAACGGACCAGGTTCTGGGCAGCGATTACTTAAGCAAATACCGGAGTGGCGGAGCCGGTGGTCTGACCAGCAGTCGGACTCCCGCCGACGGGCTGCTGCGCGATGGCGACGGCAGCTTTGACTACGCGGCGgtggcctcctcctcggcaCTGGGAGTGCCACGTTCCCTGTCCGAGGAGATCAACGACCGGTTCGGAGTGAGCACCCAGGTGCAGGTGGGATTCCGGGACCCCGACTACGAGGCGGAGCAAGATGGCCGCATTGTGGGACCGCCGCCCCGAGGTCTCTTCGACGATGTCTAGGCTCGAAATATGGATATCTCTTTATTTAACTTCGCAACCGAGTATCTCAATGTCTGCAATGTTCCATAGTTTGTATTTCGTTTGTGCTTAAGTATTTCCTgctgccactgctgctgctgttccttCACACCTATGTATGTACGATATTCGATTGAATAAACCACTAGAGAGGATGTTTGAACGGCTCTACCTTTTTCCGATGTCCTGGGATTTCAATTTTGGCGAGGTGTCAGGATCCATTGAGTGGTTGATATCCTCGGGATTCGAGCTGGCGTTCTCTAAATCAACCTTGGAAAGCTTTTCTCCTTTTTCTGCCTTTGGCAGCGTAATAAGTTGCGATATGGGATGCGGATTAATGCGCTTGCGACTGCGCAGAAAGCCACAGCGTGAGGTAACCGGAGTACTGGACGGATGCATGGTATGATATCTACTTAAATTGCACACCTGACTTTCGATTATCTGAAAAAACTTGATAGATTTATTTGACAATTATGCAATGTCAAATGTCACTGCTTCAAGGATTGCCACCCAATCAAAACCATTCCTTACCAAGTTTTATTTTCATGTATTACTTTTATAATTATGTATTATTTTCTATAAGAAAACTGAAATAATTATgtacaaacatatttttaatacatttatattttcccttgtatataacatatttttaaatgaaacaaAACCTATTAGTTTTATGATGTATATGATTTATAAACGAACAGGGTTGTTAACCTAGAATTTGCAGCAGTTTATGTGAATATGAATTCATATTTCCTTTAAAGAAACacaaaatctgtatatacattttttatatacatttatatttttctttgtatttcttccttaaaaaaaaacaatacccATTAGTTTTACGATGTATATGATTTATAAACGAACAGGCTTGTTAACCTAGAATTCACAGCAATTGCAACAGGAGATTAACATTTGGAAAGTCTGGGTTTATGTAAATGGGTAAAATCTCGAAACATCCAAATAGGAAATATGTACAATCGACAGGGCTTTGTATGGGAATGGTGCTAGCCGAAGAAACAGTAGATTGTGTTcgatattatatataatcaGTGGTCGTCCGCTAGCTATTGGGATCGTTTATCGTTGGGGATTCGTGTTCCATGTAGATGTAGGGAAATTAACTCCTTTACTCATCGCCGCCACCCTCTTCGTCCTCGTCGAACTCGCCCTCCTCGTCGGCGGTGGCCTCCTGGTACTGCTGGTACTCGGAAACCAGGTCGTTCATGTTGCTCTCGGCCTCCGTGAACTCCATCTCGTCCATTCCCTCGCCGGTGTACCAATGCAAGAAGGCCTTCCGCCTGAACATCGCGGTAAACTGTTCCGAAACTCGCTTGAAGAGCTCCTGAATGGCCGTCGAGTTGCCGATGAAGGTGGCCGACATCTTGAGACCCCTCGGAGGAATATCGCACACCGCCGTCTTGCAATTATTCGGGATCCACTCGACAAAGAAGCTGCTGTTCTTGTTCTGGATATTCAGCATCTGCTCGTCCACCTCCTTCATGGACATGCGACCCCGGAAGATGGCGGCGACGGTCAGGTAGCGACCATGACGCGGATCGCAGGCGGCCATCATGTTCTTGGCATCGAACATCTGCTGGGTCAACTCGGGAACTGTCAGGGCCCGGTACTGCTGGGATCCGCGGGAGGTGAGGGGCGCGAAGCCGGGCATGAAGAAGTGCAGCCGCGGGAAGGGCACCATGTTCACCGCCAGCTTGCGCAGATCGGCGTTCAGCTGGCCCGGGAATCGCAGGCAGGTCGTGACCCCCGACATGGTGGCCGAAACCAGGTGGTTCAGGTCACCATAGGTGGGCGTGGTCAGCTTCAGGGTGCGGAAGCAGATGTCGTACAACGCCTCGTTGTCGATGCAGTACGTCTCATCGGTGTTCTCCACCAACTGGTGGACACTCAGGGTGGCGTTGTAGGGCTCCACCACGGTATCCGACACCTTGGGCGAGGGCACCACCGAGAAGGTGTTCATGATGCGGTCGGGGTACTCCTCGCGGATTTTGGAAATCAGCAGGGTTCCCATTCCGGAGCCGGTGCCGCCACCCAGCGAGTGGGTCAGCTGGAAACCCTGTGGGATAATAGgagaaaatttaaagattaGTTTAAAAATCCTAAACTAAGCAAGCCTTTATGTCACCTTATACAGTGGCGAAAAAACTAATAGCACCACTACGTCacaggttcttaatattaaacaaatatgtgGGAAACGGgaatttttcgtattttttccaGTTTAGTTTCCAGTTTCCAATTTATGTTTagtcttactatttaaaacccgttttgaaaagttaaaaaatgtgagtagggtaactagttaaaatttttttgggttagtggtgctattatttttttcgcagctGTAGCTGGCTATAAACGATACAGCGGTTTAAAGGAAATCATTGGGCTGCTGCATCGTTTATAGCTGCTAGTAATGCACACCCTAAACCTCAACcccttacacacaaaaaaaatcatgttcccgtaaaatcgatatggccatgtaagTTTCACgtcatgcaaaacccatatcgtttttacatgaaataatcttttcgaccaggtcaaatttacctggccccatatcaaattaaaagtgatcttaaataatgtaaaattgatttacgtttcatatcgattttttttgggtgtactaACCTGCAGGCAATCACAGCCTTCCGACTCCTTTCGCACCACATCCAGGACAGAGTCCACCAGCTCGGCGCCCTCCGTGTAGTGACCCTTGGCCCAGTTGTTACCGGCTCCCGACTGACCGAAGACAAAGTTGTCCGGTCGGAAGATCTGGCCAAAGGCGCCGGAACGCACCGAATCCATGGTGCCGGGTTCGAGGTCCACCAGGATGGCCCTTGGAACATATTTCGCACCGGTGGCTTCATTGTAGTACACATTGATGCGCTCCAACTGCAAGTCACTGTCGCCGTAATACGTTCCGGTCGCATCTATGCAATGCTCATCTGAGATAACCTCCCAGAATTTACCACCGATCTGGTTACCGCACTGACCGGCCTGAATGTGCACGATTTCACGCATCTTGGCAGAGACTGTCAAGAATCAATGGTTGAAAACCCGTTGGAGGAAaagattttccacaaaaaaaatagttggTAAAAAAACCgagttattttttaacagtCTGAGGGGGCAAAAACCGGCGGTAAACTGAATATTTTAACGTATAATTTTTCAGGTTTATATTTTACACGTGTACTTGCTAGCTGATACTGAGCTGGACTGAAGTTGGTTGATACTACGTCTCCGAAGGTTCTTAGCCGGCCTACTACGACCGaagtttttgaaatatatgtTCCTTCACCAAATAACAGAAATGTCAGTTGAAGGGTTTTGAgcaaaaactttaatattacctttattaaaacaataaacagaTAAAATTCGAGATGGGATGGGGTTGGCGGTGCCTTAGAACCAATAGAGGTTTCTACGGTCACCAGCCAGATGATACGATTGATATTGACATGGGTGTTTTGGAGATGCCTCCTTTGTAAATGTGTATAGATGGGTGTATATTGGGATGGGTCGATTATTgcggttaaaaaatgtttttgaaatttctttggaattttctagaattttcctaaaaactttataattccCTGCCGAAATAATCGACCCATCCCTGTGTAAATATCTACGTAGGGAAGGTTCGTCTAACAACCAGTGTTTTGAGTTAACGGCGGTTGGATCTCTACAGGATGGTGGACTACAATGTGGCGATCCCTTGGCTCTGGACTCCTCTACAAGGAGGAATCCCACAGCTGGCTATACGGATATCAGACGGAGGCTCGCTTCAGGCACAGAGTGCTCTCAATAATATCCGTAGGCTGGAAATCCGGATCGACGAACTGCTCGTGGTTGAGGCACCTGGTGCCGCCCATGCAGGTGCAAGAGCACAGAGAAGCGGTCTCATCATTCTCCGTTGTATAAT
This portion of the Drosophila takahashii strain IR98-3 E-12201 chromosome 3R, DtakHiC1v2, whole genome shotgun sequence genome encodes:
- the betaTub85D gene encoding tubulin beta-2 chain; amino-acid sequence: MREIVHIQAGQCGNQIGGKFWEVISDEHCIDATGTYYGDSDLQLERINVYYNEATGAKYVPRAILVDLEPGTMDSVRSGAFGQIFRPDNFVFGQSGAGNNWAKGHYTEGAELVDSVLDVVRKESEGCDCLQGFQLTHSLGGGTGSGMGTLLISKIREEYPDRIMNTFSVVPSPKVSDTVVEPYNATLSVHQLVENTDETYCIDNEALYDICFRTLKLTTPTYGDLNHLVSATMSGVTTCLRFPGQLNADLRKLAVNMVPFPRLHFFMPGFAPLTSRGSQQYRALTVPELTQQMFDAKNMMAACDPRHGRYLTVAAIFRGRMSMKEVDEQMLNIQNKNSSFFVEWIPNNCKTAVCDIPPRGLKMSATFIGNSTAIQELFKRVSEQFTAMFRRKAFLHWYTGEGMDEMEFTEAESNMNDLVSEYQQYQEATADEEGEFDEDEEGGGDE
- the LOC108066787 gene encoding uncharacterized protein, giving the protein MHPSSTPVTSRCGFLRSRKRINPHPISQLITLPKAEKGEKLSKVDLENASSNPEDINHSMDPDTSPKLKSQDIGKRCEGTAAAVAAGNT